A region from the Clostridium beijerinckii genome encodes:
- a CDS encoding MerR family transcriptional regulator, with amino-acid sequence MTIKDVSKKLDLSQDTLRYYERIGLISDVNRNKSGIRNYTEENCKRVEFIKCMRSAGLPIEVLIEYVTLFQQGNETIEARKELLKEQRAQLAQKMENMKKTLNRLDYKIERYEQGIVTKSL; translated from the coding sequence ATGACGATTAAGGATGTAAGTAAAAAACTTGATCTTTCACAGGATACACTTCGTTATTATGAACGTATAGGACTAATTTCTGATGTTAACCGTAATAAGAGCGGAATTAGGAACTACACTGAAGAAAATTGCAAGAGGGTTGAATTTATCAAATGTATGAGAAGTGCTGGCCTTCCTATTGAAGTCTTAATTGAGTATGTTACGCTGTTTCAACAAGGAAATGAAACTATTGAAGCAAGAAAAGAGCTGTTAAAGGAACAACGTGCACAGTTAGCTCAAAAAATGGAAAACATGAAAAAAACCTTAAATCGTTTGGATTATAAAATAGAAAGATATGAACAAGGAATAGTTACAAAATCATTATGA
- a CDS encoding carboxymuconolactone decarboxylase: MAITDFSKEYHERMFPGYESKFLETDPEFIEFFDNFAFDEVVNQDNLDDRTRMMAIIATLIGCQGSDEFKAILPAALNFGVTLVEVKEIVYQSVAYLGIGRVFPFLNGVNEIFTARGIKLPLEGQSNTTRENRLEKGIQAQVDIFGDRMKEFYKSGPEESRHINQWLADNCFGDYYTRSGLDYKQREMITFCFLSAQGGCEPQLTSHAAGNMRIGNDKQFLIKIISQCIPFIGYPRSLNALRCVNDAAAQMEK, translated from the coding sequence ATGGCAATTACAGATTTTTCAAAAGAGTATCATGAGAGGATGTTTCCAGGATATGAATCAAAGTTCTTAGAAACAGACCCCGAATTTATTGAGTTTTTTGACAACTTTGCATTTGATGAAGTTGTAAACCAGGATAATTTAGATGACCGTACTAGAATGATGGCAATTATTGCGACCTTGATTGGATGTCAAGGGAGTGATGAATTTAAAGCAATATTACCAGCTGCACTTAATTTTGGAGTAACACTAGTAGAAGTGAAAGAAATTGTATATCAATCCGTAGCTTATCTTGGAATCGGAAGAGTATTTCCATTCCTTAATGGTGTCAATGAAATATTTACAGCAAGAGGAATTAAGTTACCACTTGAAGGACAGTCTAACACTACAAGAGAAAATCGTTTAGAAAAAGGAATTCAGGCACAGGTTGATATCTTTGGAGATAGAATGAAAGAATTCTATAAATCAGGGCCAGAAGAATCACGACATATTAATCAATGGTTAGCTGATAACTGCTTTGGTGATTATTATACGCGAAGCGGTCTTGATTATAAACAACGCGAAATGATTACATTCTGTTTCTTATCTGCCCAAGGAGGTTGTGAACCTCAGCTTACAAGCCATGCAGCAGGCAACATGAGGATTGGTAATGATAAGCAATTTTTAATTAAGATTATTTCACAGTGTATTCCGTTCATAGGTTATCCAAGAAGCCTGAATGCACTTCGTTGTGTAAATGATGCAGCTGCTCAGATGGAGAAATAA
- a CDS encoding cupin domain-containing protein codes for MNNNTIFPKGEPLPEKFAKYFVGQAYLNMLTTTGVPIGNVTFEPGCRNNWHIHHKGGQILLVTEGRGWYQEWGKEPQELHPGDVVNIPAEVKHWHGAAKDSTFSHLAVEVPAEDASNEWLEEVTDKVYVKIK; via the coding sequence TTGAATAATAATACAATTTTTCCAAAAGGAGAGCCCCTTCCAGAAAAGTTTGCCAAGTATTTCGTTGGGCAGGCATATCTAAATATGCTTACTACTACTGGAGTACCAATTGGAAATGTAACATTTGAACCTGGATGCCGTAATAATTGGCACATTCATCATAAAGGTGGTCAGATTCTTCTTGTAACAGAGGGGAGAGGATGGTATCAGGAATGGGGAAAAGAGCCTCAGGAGCTACATCCAGGCGATGTTGTTAACATTCCAGCTGAAGTAAAGCATTGGCATGGGGCAGCAAAAGACAGTACTTTTTCACATTTGGCAGTAGAAGTACCTGCAGAAGATGCATCTAATGAATGGTTAGAAGAAGTTACAGATAAAGTGTATGTAAAGATCAAATAA
- a CDS encoding TetR/AcrR family transcriptional regulator: MTEFIRARSIEQKQRRMSEITKATDRLFHDYTYHDITLTTIAEALGWSRGNLYKYVTTKEEIFLELYLEKQNSYFSDIESAFADKDDLTDEEFTNLWTSILDKHHDYLRYYGILATIIETNVTIDRLTEFKKTVLSGFNPIIQILTKHCHCISSDRATTLYWTLLFHACGLNNGCDVNPLVEEAMKLAGLPELKNDFSQNFRNFMLMCLSHYRHNP, from the coding sequence ATGACTGAATTTATTAGAGCCCGCAGCATCGAGCAAAAACAACGGCGCATGAGCGAAATCACAAAAGCGACTGATCGACTTTTTCATGACTATACTTATCACGATATTACATTAACCACCATAGCCGAAGCATTAGGGTGGTCTCGCGGTAATTTATATAAATATGTAACAACAAAGGAAGAAATATTCTTGGAATTATATCTGGAAAAGCAGAATAGCTATTTTTCCGACATAGAATCTGCTTTCGCAGACAAAGATGATTTAACCGATGAAGAGTTTACTAATTTATGGACCAGTATTCTAGATAAACATCATGACTATTTACGATATTACGGAATACTTGCTACCATTATTGAAACCAATGTTACTATAGATCGATTAACTGAATTTAAGAAAACTGTTCTTTCTGGTTTTAATCCCATCATACAAATTTTAACTAAGCATTGTCATTGTATATCAAGTGATAGAGCTACTACTCTTTATTGGACTTTACTATTTCACGCATGTGGATTAAATAACGGTTGTGATGTCAATCCACTTGTTGAAGAAGCAATGAAACTTGCTGGTTTACCAGAATTAAAAAATGACTTTTCCCAAAATTTTCGTAATTTTATGCTTATGTGCTTGAGTCACTACAGACATAATCCCTAA
- a CDS encoding 2,5-diketo-D-gluconic acid reductase produces MEFITLNNGIMMPMEGFGVFQVPDSTQCEQAVVDAIQAGYRLIDTASAYFNEEAVGAAIKRCGVPREELFITTKLWVQDAGYEEAKKAFQTSLDKLGLDYLDLYMIHQPLGDYYGAWRAMEELYKEGKIKVIGVCNFYPERLTDLCLTAQVVPAVNQVELHPFFQQENALATMKEFGVQPQAWGPLAEGKHGIFTNPMLTEIAEKYGKSVAQVVLRWNTQRGVVIIPKSVHQNRIVENLNIWDFELSQEDMNKIEAMDLGHSEIVDHSSPEFVKYLHAAKVHE; encoded by the coding sequence ATGGAATTTATAACATTAAACAATGGAATTATGATGCCAATGGAAGGATTCGGAGTATTTCAGGTACCGGATTCAACACAATGTGAACAGGCAGTGGTTGATGCAATTCAAGCAGGATATAGATTGATTGATACAGCATCTGCATATTTTAATGAAGAAGCAGTAGGAGCAGCAATTAAGAGATGTGGTGTTCCAAGAGAAGAACTTTTTATCACTACAAAATTATGGGTACAAGATGCAGGGTATGAAGAAGCAAAGAAAGCATTTCAGACTTCACTTGATAAGCTAGGTCTCGATTATCTGGATTTATATATGATACATCAGCCGTTAGGTGATTATTATGGAGCGTGGCGTGCAATGGAGGAATTGTATAAAGAAGGGAAAATTAAAGTAATTGGAGTATGTAATTTTTATCCAGAAAGATTGACGGATCTTTGTTTAACTGCTCAGGTAGTACCAGCAGTTAATCAGGTTGAGCTTCATCCATTTTTCCAACAGGAGAATGCTTTGGCAACTATGAAAGAATTCGGTGTTCAACCTCAGGCATGGGGACCACTTGCAGAAGGAAAACATGGCATATTTACAAATCCAATGCTTACTGAGATAGCTGAGAAGTATGGGAAATCAGTTGCGCAGGTGGTTTTACGTTGGAATACACAAAGAGGAGTTGTAATTATTCCTAAGTCTGTACATCAAAATCGTATCGTAGAAAATCTTAATATATGGGATTTTGAATTATCACAGGAAGATATGAATAAAATTGAAGCAATGGATTTAGGACATAGTGAAATTGTTGATCATAGCAGCCCTGAATTTGTAAAATATCTGCATGCTGCTAAAGTTCATGAATAA
- a CDS encoding alpha/beta hydrolase has product MKKRKITTLLLTCAISLVLLAGPGSIATNAETCKSVAGTETKNDTNSKVLSIAEQGIFSVGGTTVTSNGTFNPENQWEESGAGQTSHVDHANVLYQIPANNTELPMVFLHGYGQSRMGWMTTPDGREGWSDMFLRKGHGVFLVDEPRRGEAGMTSVSGNISTKTLDQRWYTQFRIGRWEGGKSVVNEKSQFPNDEASVDQFFRQMTPDTGMKSDMGADFDNKTVAKALAATIDEVYKRTGKNSILVTHSQGGGPGWTAAGYTDHIAAIIAIEPGGAPAADSEDYKAVTEKKIPVTFYFGDYIDNGDPTILATKMWQAMRQACYNFADAYTAKGGNCTVVDLPKIGITGNDHFMFQDLNNDVIADHVENWIKKNVK; this is encoded by the coding sequence ATGAAAAAGAGAAAAATAACAACGTTACTGTTAACATGTGCAATAAGTTTAGTATTATTAGCTGGACCTGGAAGTATAGCAACTAATGCAGAAACATGCAAATCGGTTGCTGGAACAGAAACAAAAAATGATACCAATTCAAAAGTTTTATCTATTGCAGAACAAGGAATCTTCTCAGTAGGCGGAACCACAGTGACTTCTAATGGTACATTTAATCCAGAAAATCAGTGGGAAGAAAGTGGAGCTGGACAGACTTCTCATGTAGATCACGCAAATGTACTCTATCAAATTCCGGCAAATAATACAGAGCTTCCGATGGTATTTCTACATGGCTATGGACAGTCACGTATGGGCTGGATGACAACTCCAGATGGTAGAGAAGGCTGGTCTGATATGTTTTTGAGAAAAGGGCATGGTGTATTCCTAGTAGATGAACCAAGACGTGGAGAGGCTGGTATGACCTCGGTAAGTGGTAATATCAGTACGAAGACATTAGATCAACGCTGGTATACTCAGTTTAGAATCGGACGCTGGGAGGGCGGAAAATCTGTTGTCAATGAAAAATCTCAGTTTCCAAATGATGAAGCATCTGTAGATCAGTTCTTCCGACAAATGACACCGGATACAGGTATGAAATCAGATATGGGAGCAGACTTTGATAATAAGACAGTGGCAAAGGCATTAGCTGCAACAATTGATGAGGTATATAAAAGAACAGGAAAAAATTCTATTTTAGTAACACATTCTCAAGGCGGTGGTCCAGGATGGACAGCAGCAGGATACACAGATCACATTGCAGCAATCATTGCAATTGAGCCAGGCGGAGCACCAGCTGCTGACTCAGAGGATTATAAGGCAGTTACAGAGAAAAAAATACCAGTTACATTTTATTTTGGTGATTATATCGATAATGGAGATCCGACTATTCTGGCAACAAAGATGTGGCAGGCAATGCGTCAGGCTTGCTATAATTTTGCCGATGCGTATACTGCTAAGGGTGGAAACTGTACGGTAGTAGATCTTCCAAAGATAGGTATTACAGGAAATGATCATTTTATGTTCCAGGATTTAAATAATGATGTGATAGCAGATCATGTTGAAAATTGGATTAAGAAGAATGTTAAATAA
- a CDS encoding histidine phosphatase family protein: MKKTVYLMRHGQTLFNVRRKVQGWCDSPLTELGVKQAETASKYFKEHNIIFDHAYSSTAERACDTLEIVTDTPYTRLKGLKEWNFGTFEGESEDLNPSLPYGNFFANYGGEEEKAFQKRVVNTCQRIMKEDNEVVLIVSHGAACRQFMRYWQHTSSVDQKERLGNCCVLKFEYENKKFKLIEIINHNFNY; encoded by the coding sequence GTGAAAAAAACAGTATATCTAATGAGACATGGACAAACGTTATTTAATGTAAGAAGGAAAGTTCAAGGCTGGTGTGATTCACCACTTACAGAACTTGGAGTTAAACAAGCAGAAACTGCTTCGAAATATTTTAAAGAGCACAATATTATTTTTGATCATGCCTATAGTTCAACAGCTGAAAGAGCTTGTGATACTTTAGAAATTGTAACTGATACGCCTTATACAAGATTAAAAGGTCTAAAGGAATGGAATTTTGGAACTTTTGAAGGTGAAAGTGAAGATTTAAACCCGTCACTTCCTTATGGTAACTTCTTTGCTAATTATGGTGGAGAAGAGGAGAAAGCATTTCAAAAAAGAGTTGTTAATACTTGTCAAAGAATAATGAAGGAAGATAATGAGGTTGTTTTAATCGTATCTCATGGAGCTGCTTGCAGGCAATTTATGAGATATTGGCAACATACAAGTTCTGTTGATCAAAAAGAAAGACTTGGGAATTGCTGTGTTTTAAAATTTGAATATGAAAACAAGAAATTTAAATTAATTGAAATTATAAATCATAATTTCAATTATTAA
- a CDS encoding MFS transporter: MYRRLKNLFAIKGYNLFIICMLLVGIGISITQPYLSLYCTEELGMSAGAFGIFMAITSLSGVVVNSFIAKRSDSEMDRKWIIISAMISSALGYASYLVFHNFFILLIVVSIFTGLGAAAMPQIYAYAQESANASKSDDKTFAMSALRSLVSLGFLIGPLGGTMILVYSGYKGLFWGTFIIFIIISFIVFFFLGNKKVVKSNTDKKKSTYDTSLKSRHIMLPFIAFILLFVVNTINGINTPLFIINELHGTHADVGLVVSISAGLEIPIMIVLGAISKKISNHALMIYGCFISIAYYVILSVSTHSWQLIVAQILQATTVAIIMGNGLSYFTDLMPNSPGMSTTIYSNGSTIGRLVGNLGGGIIAQFAGFRHVYWVCLVIIVFSFFILWKTRPNKELEEAIELDQLL, from the coding sequence TTGTATAGACGTTTAAAAAACTTATTTGCCATTAAAGGATATAATCTATTTATTATTTGTATGCTGCTAGTAGGTATTGGGATTTCTATTACCCAGCCCTATTTGTCACTTTATTGTACTGAGGAACTAGGTATGAGTGCAGGAGCTTTTGGGATTTTTATGGCGATTACATCATTGAGTGGAGTGGTAGTAAATTCATTTATTGCTAAACGATCAGATAGTGAGATGGATCGAAAATGGATTATTATTTCAGCCATGATATCATCTGCTTTGGGATATGCTTCGTATTTAGTGTTTCATAACTTCTTTATTCTACTAATTGTTGTTAGTATTTTTACAGGACTAGGTGCGGCAGCCATGCCACAAATTTATGCTTATGCTCAGGAATCAGCAAATGCAAGTAAATCTGATGATAAAACTTTTGCGATGTCAGCCTTACGTTCTTTAGTCTCTCTAGGATTTCTAATTGGACCGCTAGGAGGAACAATGATTTTAGTATATTCGGGATACAAGGGACTCTTTTGGGGGACATTCATAATTTTTATTATAATTTCATTTATTGTATTCTTTTTTTTAGGAAATAAAAAAGTAGTTAAGAGTAATACTGATAAGAAAAAAAGCACGTATGATACTTCGCTAAAAAGCAGGCATATAATGCTGCCATTTATAGCTTTTATATTACTGTTTGTAGTCAATACTATTAATGGAATTAACACTCCGTTATTTATTATAAATGAACTTCATGGAACTCATGCAGATGTTGGATTAGTGGTAAGTATTTCTGCTGGTTTGGAAATTCCAATTATGATTGTACTTGGGGCTATTAGTAAAAAAATATCCAACCATGCATTGATGATTTACGGCTGTTTTATTTCTATTGCCTACTATGTGATTTTAAGTGTATCTACACATTCATGGCAACTAATAGTAGCACAGATTTTGCAGGCAACCACAGTAGCCATTATCATGGGAAATGGCTTAAGTTATTTTACGGATCTTATGCCTAATTCACCAGGAATGTCTACAACTATATACTCAAATGGGTCAACTATTGGAAGGCTAGTAGGAAATTTAGGCGGGGGTATCATTGCTCAGTTTGCAGGATTCCGTCATGTTTATTGGGTATGCCTTGTAATTATTGTTTTCTCGTTCTTTATATTATGGAAAACAAGACCTAATAAGGAGTTAGAAGAAGCTATAGAACTGGATCAATTATTATAG
- a CDS encoding 2,5-diketo-D-gluconic acid reductase, with translation MKYVELNNGIKMPILGYGVFQIADPEECERCVLDAIEVGYRLIDTAQGYGNEEAVGKAIKKCGIPREELFITTKVWIANAGYENAKKSIEESLKKLQLDYLDLLLIHQPFNDYYGTYRAMEDLYKEGKLKAIGVSNFYPDRLIDIIKFNEVVPAVNQVETHIFNQQVKAQEVMKKYGVQIQAWAPFAEGKNNLFSNETLKEVGDKYNKSIAQVALRYLIQRGVSVLPKSVSKERMIQNIDVFDFELTKDDMDLITTLDKGESLFFSHYDPQTVEYLTGLVR, from the coding sequence ATGAAGTATGTGGAATTAAATAATGGTATCAAAATGCCAATTTTGGGATATGGAGTATTCCAAATTGCAGATCCGGAAGAATGTGAAAGATGTGTACTAGATGCAATAGAAGTAGGTTATCGATTAATCGATACTGCTCAGGGTTATGGTAACGAAGAAGCAGTAGGAAAAGCTATAAAAAAATGTGGCATTCCAAGAGAAGAACTATTTATTACTACCAAAGTTTGGATTGCCAATGCTGGATATGAAAATGCAAAGAAATCTATAGAAGAATCTTTGAAAAAACTTCAGCTTGATTATTTAGATTTATTATTAATCCATCAGCCATTTAATGATTATTATGGAACTTATCGTGCGATGGAAGATTTATATAAAGAAGGAAAACTAAAAGCAATCGGTGTAAGTAACTTTTATCCTGATAGATTAATTGACATTATTAAGTTTAATGAGGTTGTTCCAGCAGTAAATCAGGTTGAAACACATATATTTAATCAACAAGTAAAGGCTCAAGAAGTAATGAAAAAATATGGCGTTCAGATTCAAGCTTGGGCACCTTTTGCTGAAGGGAAAAATAACTTATTTAGCAATGAAACATTGAAAGAAGTTGGAGATAAATATAATAAATCAATTGCACAAGTTGCTTTAAGATATCTTATTCAAAGAGGAGTATCAGTGCTTCCTAAATCCGTTAGCAAGGAAAGAATGATACAAAATATTGATGTATTTGATTTTGAATTAACAAAAGATGATATGGATTTGATCACTACTTTAGATAAAGGAGAAAGTTTATTCTTCTCACATTATGATCCACAAACAGTTGAATATTTAACAGGCTTAGTAAGATAG
- a CDS encoding MerR family transcriptional regulator, with translation MYTVKEIAKLLNITEHTVRYYTDIGLVPSLKRDKNGNRLFDEESRNWLIGIKNLRGSGMSVKAVKDYVDLCLQGESTIEIRYEIIIEQKKQLEEQLKEINERYQYIEHKEKWYLDIMNHRIPDNSNPGTWSISSPESQEENCASLVSVGHEAS, from the coding sequence ATGTATACAGTAAAAGAGATTGCAAAATTACTTAATATTACGGAACATACGGTAAGGTATTATACAGATATAGGACTTGTGCCTTCTTTAAAGCGTGATAAGAATGGAAACAGACTTTTTGATGAAGAGTCTAGGAATTGGCTGATTGGAATAAAGAATCTTAGGGGATCTGGTATGTCCGTAAAAGCTGTTAAAGACTATGTAGACCTGTGCTTGCAGGGAGAATCAACTATAGAAATAAGATATGAAATTATCATAGAACAAAAGAAACAACTAGAGGAACAATTGAAGGAAATAAATGAAAGGTACCAATATATTGAACATAAAGAAAAATGGTATCTAGATATCATGAATCACCGTATACCAGATAACAGTAATCCCGGGACATGGAGTATTTCTAGTCCGGAATCACAAGAGGAGAATTGTGCATCTTTAGTTTCAGTTGGGCATGAAGCCTCGTGA
- a CDS encoding LysR family transcriptional regulator, whose translation MYNTQLETFIQVADAGSFSKAAQILYITPTAVTKQINLLESNLELQLFVRTHRGLTLTEAGKSLYIDAKYIIQYSKESIDRAKNAIDKNLNTIRIGTSFMTPSHFLIELWPKIHEFCTNLKVQLVSFENTPENAREILMNLGQNIDLVPGVFDDEFLHQRKCATLELSRKRICCAVSINHRLATKSKLTIQDLFGENLMLIRRGWNSYVDIMRDDISNNYPEITIKDFLFYDVGVFNQCENSNDVLMAFDLWENVHPLLRILPVEWNYEIPFGLLHSPTPSEHVRSFLNAVSQVFELEESSET comes from the coding sequence ATGTACAATACACAGTTAGAAACTTTTATACAAGTAGCAGACGCGGGGAGTTTTTCTAAAGCTGCCCAGATTTTATATATTACACCTACTGCGGTTACTAAACAAATCAATCTTCTAGAATCTAATCTTGAATTACAATTGTTTGTAAGAACTCATCGGGGACTTACATTAACAGAGGCAGGAAAATCCCTTTATATAGATGCAAAGTATATCATTCAATATTCAAAAGAATCTATTGATAGAGCAAAAAATGCTATTGATAAGAATTTGAATACTATTCGAATTGGTACATCATTCATGACCCCGAGCCATTTTTTAATAGAATTATGGCCGAAAATTCATGAGTTTTGTACTAATCTGAAAGTTCAATTGGTTTCATTTGAAAACACCCCGGAAAATGCTAGGGAAATTCTGATGAATCTGGGGCAAAACATCGATTTGGTGCCAGGCGTTTTTGATGATGAATTTCTGCATCAGCGAAAATGTGCAACACTGGAACTTTCCAGAAAACGTATTTGTTGTGCAGTATCCATCAATCACAGACTGGCTACCAAAAGCAAGCTGACAATTCAGGATTTGTTTGGCGAAAACCTAATGTTGATTCGAAGAGGATGGAACAGTTATGTTGATATTATGAGAGATGATATTTCTAATAATTATCCTGAAATTACAATAAAAGATTTCCTGTTTTATGATGTGGGCGTGTTTAATCAGTGTGAAAATAGCAATGATGTATTAATGGCATTTGATCTCTGGGAGAATGTACACCCATTGTTGAGAATTCTTCCTGTAGAATGGAACTATGAAATTCCCTTTGGATTACTACATTCACCAACTCCATCTGAGCATGTACGTTCATTTTTAAATGCTGTTTCGCAGGTTTTTGAATTAGAAGAATCAAGTGAAACTTGA
- a CDS encoding alpha/beta hydrolase: MIIFITGCTDNGEINTLNLNSNTDKSLNEGENLMKNDKANTVGSYTHISTSDTVLDVISHPAFKGFGQFILPLEWGYDEDMKLSSVGSLLPYHNHVMPEKVVDTINYMIDKVQEGKTIFYDFYTEQQKQEDSSKKNTGLFFFEGKPGAPFAIVCPGGGYSYVGSVHEGFPYAIELSKKGYNAFVLQYRVGGEQRACEDLAEAISYIFENADMLGVSRLDYSVWGSSAGARMAANIGSYGVAGFKGSDVPKPSVVVMAYTGHQHFTKNDPPTFVTSSEDDPIASVYSVERRVNAMRSAGIDVEYRKYKNASHGFGLGIGTDAEGWIEYAIQFWEKYISRTYD, from the coding sequence TTGATTATATTTATAACAGGCTGCACTGATAATGGCGAGATAAATACCTTGAATTTAAATAGTAATACAGATAAGAGCTTAAATGAAGGAGAAAATCTAATGAAGAACGATAAAGCAAATACAGTTGGAAGCTATACCCATATTAGCACCAGTGATACCGTCCTTGATGTCATAAGTCATCCTGCATTCAAGGGTTTTGGCCAATTTATACTGCCATTAGAATGGGGATATGATGAGGATATGAAGCTAAGCAGTGTTGGCTCTCTTTTGCCTTATCACAATCATGTAATGCCTGAAAAGGTTGTAGATACTATCAATTACATGATTGACAAAGTTCAAGAAGGCAAAACTATATTCTACGACTTCTACACAGAACAGCAAAAGCAGGAGGATTCTTCAAAGAAAAACACCGGCTTATTTTTCTTTGAGGGAAAACCTGGGGCTCCTTTCGCGATTGTGTGTCCTGGTGGTGGTTATTCTTACGTTGGATCTGTGCACGAAGGTTTTCCATACGCCATAGAGCTGAGCAAAAAAGGATACAATGCCTTCGTTCTCCAATATCGTGTGGGAGGTGAACAAAGGGCTTGTGAAGATTTGGCGGAAGCCATATCTTATATTTTTGAGAATGCAGATATGCTAGGAGTAAGCAGGTTGGATTACTCTGTATGGGGAAGTTCAGCTGGTGCACGGATGGCAGCAAATATTGGATCCTATGGAGTTGCTGGATTTAAAGGTAGTGATGTTCCTAAACCAAGTGTTGTTGTTATGGCATATACAGGACATCAACACTTTACTAAAAATGATCCACCGACCTTTGTTACATCTAGTGAAGATGATCCTATTGCTAGTGTATACAGTGTTGAAAGGCGTGTGAATGCAATGAGATCTGCCGGAATTGATGTGGAATATCGAAAATATAAGAATGCAAGTCATGGTTTTGGACTTGGAATTGGTACAGATGCGGAAGGGTGGATTGAATACGCAATTCAGTTTTGGGAAAAGTATATAAGCAGAACTTACGACTAA
- a CDS encoding flavodoxin codes for MIYKKIKNKIIAILSILLILSLSACANKTETGTNDTQTKIVRSEGKKILIVYFAVAENSEVDAISSASVREVNGEAKGNVRILADTIQSQVGGDFFSIETEEDYPGELKTLVDFAEEEQKANGRPKLLSHIENLDDYDTIFIGYPNWWYDLPMPLYSFFEEYDLSGKNIIPFCTHDGSEFSSTIDTIKELEPDAAIVKGLAVNHKNVLKAKDDVTKWLGEMGMKE; via the coding sequence ATGATCTATAAGAAAATAAAAAACAAAATAATCGCTATCTTGTCAATACTATTAATCTTATCCTTAAGTGCATGCGCTAATAAAACAGAGACAGGTACAAATGATACTCAAACGAAGATTGTCAGATCAGAAGGTAAAAAAATCCTAATTGTTTACTTTGCTGTGGCAGAAAACAGTGAAGTAGATGCTATTTCTTCTGCCAGTGTGCGTGAAGTGAATGGAGAAGCCAAGGGTAATGTACGCATTCTTGCGGACACAATTCAGAGTCAGGTTGGTGGAGATTTCTTCTCAATTGAAACAGAAGAGGATTATCCTGGAGAACTAAAAACACTAGTAGATTTTGCAGAAGAAGAACAGAAAGCAAATGGCAGACCTAAATTATTGTCACATATTGAAAATCTTGATGATTATGACACAATTTTTATTGGGTACCCTAATTGGTGGTATGATTTACCTATGCCTCTATACAGTTTCTTTGAAGAATATGATTTATCTGGAAAGAATATTATACCTTTTTGTACCCATGATGGCAGCGAATTTTCCAGTACCATAGATACTATTAAAGAACTAGAACCAGATGCTGCTATTGTAAAGGGCTTGGCCGTTAATCATAAGAATGTACTAAAGGCAAAAGATGATGTGACTAAATGGCTTGGCGAAATGGGGATGAAAGAATGA
- a CDS encoding flavin oxidoreductase: protein MKKDFGTKTIVTPLPVLIVATYDENGIPDAMNVAWGGQCGGKHVALNLSKHKTTDNLQLKKAFTVSFADKKNLVIADYFGLESGKDADKITKAGVHVTKSIHVDAPIIDEFPLTLECKVVSMNEELGELRVVGEVVNMSADESIIDENDNIDFDKLQPLSFDSATGSYRVLGEKVGNAFKDGAVLK from the coding sequence ATGAAGAAAGATTTTGGAACAAAAACAATCGTAACACCATTACCAGTATTAATCGTAGCTACTTATGATGAGAATGGCATACCAGATGCAATGAATGTTGCATGGGGAGGACAATGTGGAGGAAAACACGTCGCATTGAATCTTTCTAAGCATAAGACAACGGATAATCTGCAGCTGAAAAAAGCATTTACTGTAAGCTTTGCAGATAAAAAGAATCTAGTTATTGCAGATTATTTCGGTCTTGAATCGGGAAAAGATGCAGACAAGATTACAAAAGCTGGGGTTCATGTAACAAAGAGCATCCATGTAGACGCCCCAATCATTGATGAATTCCCATTAACTTTGGAATGCAAGGTTGTCAGCATGAACGAAGAACTTGGAGAATTAAGAGTAGTCGGTGAAGTGGTAAACATGAGCGCAGACGAATCAATCATTGATGAAAATGACAATATTGATTTTGATAAATTACAGCCACTTTCCTTTGATTCTGCAACGGGTTCATACCGTGTACTTGGAGAAAAAGTTGGAAATGCATTTAAGGATGGAGCAGTATTGAAATAA